The genomic stretch CTTCGTATGGATATGGATACCACGAAAAAAAAGGGAGGTCATGAAGAAATACTTGCCGCCTTTTCCAAAGGGCAGGCAGATATTTTGGTGGGAACACAGATGATCGTAAAAGGCCATGATTTTCCAAAAGTTACCCTGGTGGGTATTCTGGCAGCGGATCTTTCCCTTCATGCAGCAGATTTTCGTGCATCAGAAAGGACTTTTCAGCTCCTGACACAGGCAGCAGGCAGAGCGGGAAGAGCTGAACTGCCGGGAGAAGTGGTGATACAGACTTACCAGCCGGAGCATCATAGTATTGTTTATGCAGGAAAAGGTGACTATGAAGGCTTTTATAAGCAGGAGATGCTGTTTCGCAAATTGATGTCCTATCCTCCGGCTTCCCATATTCTTGCAGTACTTATTGCTTCAAAAGAAGAGGGAAAAGGAATAGAAGCAGCTGAGTTTTTAACTGACAGCTTAAAACAATGGGAAAAAGAGGAGGAACTGAAAGAGTATCATATTATCGGACCTTCGCCGGCCAGCCTGTCAAAGGTCAATGATATTTACCGGTTCTGCTTATATATAAAGGAAGAAGATTACAACAGACTGATTGCTGCTAAGGATTTTTTGGACGGTTTTTACCGTTTTTCTGATAAATTTCAAGGAATTGTCGTCCAATTTGACTTTAATCCGATGAACAGTTATTGATTTTCGGTATAAAAATAGGTAAAATGGAGTGGTAATATAAAATTGATTAACGGTGGTTTTTGGATAAGCGATGGCCAAGGGGAGTTTTTCACAAGGGGACGGCAAATTGCACAAACCAGAAAACCCCTTGCTTCAATTCCAAGGCATAAGAAGTCCTAATTCTCTGGAAATTTTGTGCTGGGCATCTTCTTAAACAGATAACTCGCTGCACTCAAACAATCTGTTTGAGAAGATAGCACAAAGTTTCCAGAGAAAAGGGCTTCTAATGCCTTTCCATAGGCGCAATGGTTTTTTTGGTTTGCGCAATTTGCCTGTACTTGAAGTGTAAATATGGGGGTGGCACTTTAATCATTAATTGTAATATAAAATAATTATGTTTTTGGAAGATAAGTAAAAATCAGTTAATTCTTACATTTTTTATTGAAGTGAGAAGGCTGGATAATAATTAAACTTGTTTTTATAGATTAAAAGAGAGGATAATGGAAATGGCAATTCGCAATATTAGAAAAATCGGAGATTCCATCTTAAATAAGAGAGCAAAAGAAATTACAGAAATGACCCCGAAAATTAAGACTTTGATTCAGGATATGCTAGATACCATGTATGATGCTTACGGTGTGGGTCTTGCAGCCCCTCAGGTGGGTATACTGAAACGTCTTATCGTTATTGATGTTTCAGAAGACGGTGATTCGCCTATAATACTTATAAACCCTGAAATATTAGAAACTGACGGCGAGCAGGTGGGTGAGGAAGGCTGTCTTAGTGTTCCTGGAAAATCAGGGGTAGTAAAGAGACCCAATTATGCCAAGGTAAAAGCTTTCAATGAAAATATGGAAGAAGTTGTTGTGGAAGGAACAGAATTGTTAGCAAGAGCTCTTTGCCATGAAATCGATCATTTAAATGGCGAGCTGTATGTAGATAAGGTAATCGGAGAGCTTCATTCCAATACCGAAGAATAAAGGAGTAGCAGACACATGAATATTGTTTATATGGGAACACCGGCGATTGCAGCGGTTATCTTAAAAGATCTTCATGAAGCCGGTCATAGGATTATAGGGGCTGTGACGCAGCAGGATAAGCCGAAGGGAAGAGGCAATCAGGTGCAATATTCCGCAGTGAAGGAAATGGCATTAAGCCTTAACATACCGGTATTTCAGCCAAGACGGGTAAAAGAACCGGAATTTATTGAGATTTTAAAGCAGTTAAATCCGGATGTTATCGTTGTGGCAGCCTTTGGCCAGATCCTGTCAAAGGTTATTTTGGAACTTCCGAAGTTTGGTTGTATTAACGTACATGCTTCTTTGCTTCCTAAGTACAGGGGATCAGCACCTATTCAATGGAGTATCATTGAAGGAGAAGAAAAAACCGGTATTACCATAATGCATATGGATGAGGGAATTGATACTGGTGATATGATCAGCAAAAAGGAAATTACTCTTTCACCCAAAGAGACCTTTGGAACGTTACATGATAAGCTGGCGGAAGCAGCAGGGCCTTTATTAATTCATGCACTTGCGGATATCGAAGCAGGAAGAGCAACAAGAACCAGGCAGGGGGACAGTAACTCTATGTATGCCAGGATTCTTGATAAATCTCTGGGGCACATTGATTTTTCCCAGCCTGCCATTAAGATTGAAAGACTTATCAGAGGATTGAATCCATGGCCTAGTGCATTTACCTTCCTTGAAGGGAAAATGCTTAAGATCTGGGATGCGGATGTTGAGCCTGCCCAAGAAAATGGCGCACCAGGTGAAATTATCGCGGTAAGAAAAGATGCCGTATTGGTTCAGACAGGGGAAGGTATTCTTGCTGTCAAAGAACTGCAGTTAGAGGGAAAGAAAAGAATGACTTCAGAAAGCTTTTTGAGGGGATATGAAGTGAAAGCAAATACTGTTTTACAATAAAGTCTAAAAAGCAGCTGCCAGAAAGGACAGAAAGTTTTACAAGAGTGTCTGATGCGGTAACTGTTTTTGAAAAGGAGGAATTTATATGTTTCCATATTTTTACGGACTGGATCCCACATATATTTTGGTTATAATAGGTGCCGTACTTGTGCTGGGGGCCTCAGCTTTAGTGAATTTGACCTTCGGGAAATATTCGGCTGTCAGAAGCTTGTCAGGAATGACAGGTGCCCAGGCTGCACAGCGAATCTTAAATCAGGCAGGTATCTATGACGTTTCCATAGAACACATAAATGGTAAGTTGACCGATCATTATGATCCATCAAATAAAGTGCTGAGATTGTCTGACAGTGTATACGGTGATTCCTCCGTCGCTGCTATTGGTGTTGCCGCCCATGAGTGCGGGCATGCCATCCAGCACCAGCATGGATATGTGCCGCTTCGTCTGAGGACTGCTATCGTACCTCTTGCTAATTTTGGCTCAAAGATTTCCTGGCCTCTGATTATATTGGGAGTTTTCTTAAGCTGGTCGCAGACATTAATCTATGCAGGAATTATACTCTTTTCCCTGGCGGTATTGTTTCAGATCATAACCTTGCCCGTTGAGTTTAACGCTTCCAGGAGGGCGGTAAAGATATTGGATGATTCTGGTATTCTATATGGTGAAGAGGTTCAAATAACAAAGAAAGTTCTAGGCGCTGCAGCACTTACTTATGTTGCAGGTGCGGCAGCATCCGTTCTGCAGCTGCTAAGGTTAATAAGAATATTCGGAGGCAATAACCGTGACTGATACAAAAGTGGTTACAAGAAATACCAGGGAAATTGCTCTGGATATACTCATAGAGATTCTGGAAAAAGGAGATTTCAGCCACACGCTTCTTAACAGAACATTAAAAACGTATTCTGATCTTACCAAACAAGACAGAAGCTTTATAACCAGACTGGTGGAGGGGACCCTTGAGAGGCTGTTAACCCTGGACTTTTATATCAATAGTTATTCCAGTGTAAAAGTCGGGAAAATGAAGCCATTGATAAGGACCCTTCTTCGTCTTTCTGTGTACCAGTTAAAATATATGGATCAGGTTCCGGACAGCGCTGTCTGCAATGAGGCAGTTAAGCTGGCTGGAAAACGAGGCTTTAAGAGCCTTTCCGGTTTTATGAACGGAGTACTTAGAAATATCGCCAGAAATACCAAAGAAGATTACCATTCCCTTGAGCAGAAGGACCGGATAGGATATCTGGAGGTAGCTTATTCAACACCTCGCTGGATGATTGAGAAATGGTTAAAGGAATACTCCTATGAGACAGTAAAGGGAATGCTTGCTGCTCAGTTTGAAGAGAGCAGAGGAACTACAGTTAGGGTCAACCAGTCTGTTAATACCCCGGAGGAGTTATTAGAGATACTGAAAAAAGAAAATATAGCAGCAGCAAAGGGTATTTATAATGATACGGCACTTAAGCTGTTAAACTATGAAACCATGGATGCAATCAAAGCCTTTTCTGATGGCAGATTTACGGTACAGGATGAAAGCTCCATGCTTATAGGGTTTATTTCCGATGTAAAAGCAGGAGATTATATTATTGATGTCTGTGCAGCTCCAGGTGGTAAATCTCTTCATGTGGCAGATCTTCTTAAAGGTTCAGGGAAAGTGGATGCCAGGGACCTTACTGAGTATAAGGTGTCCTTAATCAATGAGAACATTGCCAGGTTGGGCTATGACAATATAGAAGCATGCTGTATGGATGCCAAAGAGCTGGATGAGGAGAGCGTTGGGAAGGCAGATATCGTGATTGCGGACCTGCCCTGTTCCGGTCTTGGTGTTATTGGAAAGAAACCTGACATAAAGTATAATATGACAGAAGAAAAACAAAAGGAACTAATCAAGCTGCAGCGTGAAATATTAACAACAGTAAGCCAGTATGTCAAAGAAGAAGGAACCTTGATATACAGCACCTGTACCGTTAATAAGGATGAAAATCTGGATAATGTTGAATGGTTCGTAAGGAATTTTCCGTTTCAGCTGGAGAGTATTGAAAAATACCTTCCGGAAAATATCAGTTCTGATACAAAACAAATGGGGTATTTGCAATTAATACCCGGAATACACAATACAGACGGTTTTTTTATGGCAAGACTTAAAAAACTGAAATGTTTATGAAAAGTTGATATTCGCGAAAGAGGTTAGTTGAAAACAAAAGCACATTTTCAACTACGGATACAGGAATATCAATTGAAATTGATATTCACGAAGAGGTTAGTTGAAAACAAAAAGCACATTTTCAACTACGGATACAGGAATATCATTTAAAGTTGATATTCACGAAAGGGTTAAAATGGACAAAACAGATATTAAATCCTTAGATTTGGAGGAGTTAAAGAGCTTTATAACAAAAGCTGGTGAGAAACCTTTCAGAGCTTCGCAAATTTACGAATGGCTGCATGTAAAACTGGCCTGGGATTTTGAAGAGATGTCAAATGTTTCAAAAACTTTAAGGACATACCTGACAGAGAATGCAGATCTTAAGAAGCTGACCCTTGTCAGGACCCTTACTTCTAAAACTGGTGAAACCTCCAAATTCCTATTTCAGTTAGAGGATGGCAACCTTTTAGAATGTGTACTTATGAAATATCATCACGGAAACAGTGTATGCATTTCCTCCCAGGTAGGCTGTAAGATGGGCTGCAGATTCTGTGCCTCGACATTAAATGGCTTTGCGAGAAATCTCACAGCTTCTGAAATGTTGAATCAGATATATATGGTACAGAGGATAACCGGTGAAAGAGTTTCTAACGTGGTGGTTATGGGAACGGGAGAACCCCTTGATAATTACGACAATCTGGTTTCCTTCATTAAGAAATTAACGGATGATAAGGGGCTTCATATCAGTCAGAGAAACATAACAGTATCAACCTGCGGACTGGCAGATAGGATCAGGCAGTTGGCGGATGAGGAGCTGCAAATAACGCTGGCGCTCTCTCTCCATGCTTCAAATGATGCAACAAGAAAAGAGCTGATGCCCATAGCAAACCGATATTCTATCGCT from Anaerocolumna sp. AGMB13020 encodes the following:
- the def gene encoding peptide deformylase: MAIRNIRKIGDSILNKRAKEITEMTPKIKTLIQDMLDTMYDAYGVGLAAPQVGILKRLIVIDVSEDGDSPIILINPEILETDGEQVGEEGCLSVPGKSGVVKRPNYAKVKAFNENMEEVVVEGTELLARALCHEIDHLNGELYVDKVIGELHSNTEE
- the fmt gene encoding methionyl-tRNA formyltransferase; its protein translation is MNIVYMGTPAIAAVILKDLHEAGHRIIGAVTQQDKPKGRGNQVQYSAVKEMALSLNIPVFQPRRVKEPEFIEILKQLNPDVIVVAAFGQILSKVILELPKFGCINVHASLLPKYRGSAPIQWSIIEGEEKTGITIMHMDEGIDTGDMISKKEITLSPKETFGTLHDKLAEAAGPLLIHALADIEAGRATRTRQGDSNSMYARILDKSLGHIDFSQPAIKIERLIRGLNPWPSAFTFLEGKMLKIWDADVEPAQENGAPGEIIAVRKDAVLVQTGEGILAVKELQLEGKKRMTSESFLRGYEVKANTVLQ
- a CDS encoding zinc metallopeptidase, encoding MFPYFYGLDPTYILVIIGAVLVLGASALVNLTFGKYSAVRSLSGMTGAQAAQRILNQAGIYDVSIEHINGKLTDHYDPSNKVLRLSDSVYGDSSVAAIGVAAHECGHAIQHQHGYVPLRLRTAIVPLANFGSKISWPLIILGVFLSWSQTLIYAGIILFSLAVLFQIITLPVEFNASRRAVKILDDSGILYGEEVQITKKVLGAAALTYVAGAAASVLQLLRLIRIFGGNNRD
- the rsmB gene encoding 16S rRNA (cytosine(967)-C(5))-methyltransferase RsmB, which encodes MTDTKVVTRNTREIALDILIEILEKGDFSHTLLNRTLKTYSDLTKQDRSFITRLVEGTLERLLTLDFYINSYSSVKVGKMKPLIRTLLRLSVYQLKYMDQVPDSAVCNEAVKLAGKRGFKSLSGFMNGVLRNIARNTKEDYHSLEQKDRIGYLEVAYSTPRWMIEKWLKEYSYETVKGMLAAQFEESRGTTVRVNQSVNTPEELLEILKKENIAAAKGIYNDTALKLLNYETMDAIKAFSDGRFTVQDESSMLIGFISDVKAGDYIIDVCAAPGGKSLHVADLLKGSGKVDARDLTEYKVSLINENIARLGYDNIEACCMDAKELDEESVGKADIVIADLPCSGLGVIGKKPDIKYNMTEEKQKELIKLQREILTTVSQYVKEEGTLIYSTCTVNKDENLDNVEWFVRNFPFQLESIEKYLPENISSDTKQMGYLQLIPGIHNTDGFFMARLKKLKCL
- the rlmN gene encoding 23S rRNA (adenine(2503)-C(2))-methyltransferase RlmN, translating into MDKTDIKSLDLEELKSFITKAGEKPFRASQIYEWLHVKLAWDFEEMSNVSKTLRTYLTENADLKKLTLVRTLTSKTGETSKFLFQLEDGNLLECVLMKYHHGNSVCISSQVGCKMGCRFCASTLNGFARNLTASEMLNQIYMVQRITGERVSNVVVMGTGEPLDNYDNLVSFIKKLTDDKGLHISQRNITVSTCGLADRIRQLADEELQITLALSLHASNDATRKELMPIANRYSIAEVLAACDYYFEKTGRRMTFEYSLIAGENDKEEQAKELAKLLKGKNAHVNLIPVNPIKERNYKQSQVESIHKFKLILEKYGINVTIRREMGTDIDAACGQLRKSYMEETSG